From Pseudomonadota bacterium, a single genomic window includes:
- a CDS encoding type II restriction endonuclease, with protein MNKGHLSEYFEGVGVKTLSVVDAEPQKSNQHEIGTTVPMKKFLGTERKAFDVTYIWLSDEQETITEHGRATYYNTRDGKSRSPEYRLYYPSNAVTQVMSAGDTLFLAIRPDKTILFIVVPAESTIQSQILWLFGIEEQPGDGFIVQEFEGKDDSKLDFVSCFILDEIGIEFEDPAANSLDVIIERFGMNFPSTADFSSHARLTLPEVDARDDPDAALMAWLNHEESMFRRLEKRIVAARVAKGFMDTDGVNVDEFIHYSLEVHNRRKSRMGQAFQNQLKAVFDVFGLRYESQVITEKGKRPDFIFPGKKQYFDSAFDISLLTMLAAKSTCKDRWPQILPEAERILLKHLVTLEPGITIAQTTMMQNSNVQLVIPRPIQASYTQIQQIWLMNIADFVELVLARQRHI; from the coding sequence ATGAATAAAGGACATCTTTCAGAGTACTTTGAGGGAGTGGGCGTCAAGACACTCTCGGTTGTCGATGCCGAGCCGCAGAAATCAAACCAACATGAAATTGGCACAACTGTTCCGATGAAAAAATTTCTGGGAACAGAAAGAAAAGCCTTTGATGTTACTTATATTTGGCTGAGTGACGAGCAGGAAACGATTACAGAACACGGCAGAGCAACTTACTACAACACCCGGGATGGCAAGTCCCGTTCTCCAGAATACCGCCTCTACTATCCGTCAAATGCAGTTACCCAAGTCATGTCCGCGGGAGACACGCTTTTTCTGGCCATTCGTCCGGATAAAACTATTTTGTTTATAGTCGTTCCTGCAGAAAGTACGATCCAGAGCCAGATTCTTTGGCTCTTCGGGATTGAAGAGCAACCGGGGGACGGATTTATAGTTCAGGAATTTGAAGGCAAAGATGACAGCAAGCTTGATTTTGTTTCCTGTTTCATTCTGGACGAGATCGGAATCGAGTTTGAGGATCCTGCTGCCAATTCTCTTGATGTCATTATAGAACGTTTTGGCATGAATTTTCCGTCTACAGCAGATTTTTCAAGTCATGCGCGTTTGACGCTTCCAGAGGTGGACGCCCGTGACGATCCTGACGCTGCTCTTATGGCATGGCTTAACCATGAAGAATCCATGTTTCGTCGTCTTGAGAAGCGAATTGTTGCCGCGCGTGTGGCAAAGGGGTTCATGGATACAGATGGAGTCAATGTAGATGAATTTATCCACTATTCCCTTGAAGTCCATAACCGCCGCAAGTCAAGGATGGGACAAGCATTCCAGAACCAGCTCAAGGCAGTTTTTGATGTATTTGGGTTACGGTATGAGTCACAGGTCATTACTGAAAAAGGAAAGAGACCAGATTTCATTTTTCCAGGGAAAAAGCAGTATTTTGATTCAGCTTTTGACATCAGCCTGCTAACAATGCTTGCCGCAAAATCGACTTGTAAAGATCGGTGGCCGCAGATATTACCTGAAGCAGAGCGTATTCTCCTGAAGCATCTTGTGACGCTTGAACCCGGTATTACGATTGCACAAACTACTATGATGCAGAATTCAAATGTACAACTTGTTATTCCGCGACCAATTCAGGCCAGCTATACTCAGATCCAGCAGATCTGGCTGATGAATATCGCCGATTTTGTTGAGCTTGTTCTGGCACGGCAAAGACATATCTAG